In the Gossypium arboreum isolate Shixiya-1 chromosome 10, ASM2569848v2, whole genome shotgun sequence genome, one interval contains:
- the LOC108451613 gene encoding cucumisin-like, producing the protein MLICCCHGSSDNRQVYIVYMGNLPKGEVSISSLHTSMLQQVLPSNIVGSDVLLYSYHRSFNGFAAKLTKDEAEKLKEKDGVVSVFLSQKRQLHTSRSWDFMGFNRKVKRTVFESDIIIGMLDTGIWPESQSFNDTEFGAIPAKWKGTCQTSANFTCNRKIIGAKYYKADGDFDPSEYKSPRDSEGHGSHTSSTAAGGLVSKASLYGLAKGTARGGVPSARIAVYKICWSIGCDDVDILAAFDDAIADGVDIISLSVGSFFSSEYFDDTIAIGAFHSMKNGILTSNSAGNSGPSLSTITNFSPWSLSVAASTIDRKFVTRIKLGNGEIYEGTSINTFDLKGKMYPFIAGAAAPNTSQGYTSDDSRFCGPGTLDETLVKGKIVFCDYTTYIEGPVEAGAVGVVVQSGRYKDYAFTYGLPLSNLNLNDGRNVLNYVNLTENPTATIFKTTVEDDQFAPFVVTFSSRGPNPATPDILKPDLTAPGVDILAAWSEAVPLTDTEDDTRIVTYNIVSGTSMSCPHATGAAAYVKSFHPTWSPAAIKSALMTTAFPMSSENNLEAEFAYGAGHINPAQAAQPGLVYDAGEIDYVKFLCGQGYTPKQLKLITESNFTCSEGTNGTVWDLNYPSFTLSTSPGNSIIRVFHRTVTNVGSPVSTYKAVVNASPGLIIQVQPSVLSFKSLGQKLTFVVTVGAEIGNSMISSSLIWDDGVHQVRSPIVAYASLVE; encoded by the exons CAATGGCTTTGCTGCCAAATTGACCAAAGATGAAGCAGAAAAACTGAAAG AAAAAGATGGGGTGGTATCAGTTTTCCTTAGCCAAAAGAGGCAGCTTCACACATCAAGGTCATGGGACTTTATGGGATTCAACAGAAAAGTCAAAAGAACTGTCTTCGAAAGTGACATCATCATCGGGATGCTTGACACCGGGATTTGGCCGGAATCTCAAAGCTTTAATGACACCGAATTCGGTGCAATTCCAGCAAAATGGAAAGGCACTTGCCAAACCTCAGCCAATTTCACTTGCAACAG GAAAATAATTGGAGCTAAGTATTATAAAGCGGATGGAGATTTTGATCCATCTGAATATAAATCTCCAAGAGATTCGGAAGGTCATGGGAGTCATACTTCATCAACAGCTGCAGGTGGCTTAGTTAGCAAGGCAAGCTTATACGGGCTAGCCAAAGGGACGGCTCGTGGTGGGGTGCCATCGGCCCGCATTGCGGTTTACAAGATTTGTTGGTCCATTGGTTGTGATGACGTAGACATTCTTGCAGCGTTTGATGATGCGATAGCCGATGGCGTCGACATAATCTCCCTTTCTGTGGGGAGTTTCTTCTCGTCGGAGTATTTTGATGATACGATTGCTATCGGAGCTTTCCATTCGATGAAAAATGGTATCTTGACATCGAATTCTGCCGGTAATAGTGGTCCTAGTTTGTCAACAATTACAAACTTTTCGCCTTGGTCTTTATCAGTGGCTGCTAGTACCATTGATAGAAAGTTTGTCACTAGGATCAAGCTCGGGAATGGCGAGATCTATGAG GGAACCTCCATAAACACATTCGATCTAAAGGGAAAAATGTACCCATTCATAGCTGGTGCAGCTGCCCCAAACACCTCACAAGGTTATACATCCGACGATTCAAG GTTTTGCGGTCCAGGAACATTGGACGAAACATTAGTGAAAGGCAAAATCGTTTTCTGCGACTATACAACCTACATCGAAGGTCCGGTCGAAGCTGGTGCGGTTGGGGTAGTGGTTCAAAGTGGAAGATACAAAGATTATGCGTTCACTTACGGTTTACCACTttcgaatttgaacttgaatgaTGGAAGGAATGTTCTCAACTACGTGAACTTGACAGA GAACCCAACTGCAACCATATTCAAGACTACTGTTGAAGATGATCAATTCGCTCCGTTTGTTGTTACGTTTTCATCAAGAGGCCCTAACCCTGCTACACCTGACATCCTCAAG CCTGATCTTACAGCACCTGGGGTTGACATTTTAGCAGCATGGTCTGAAGCCGTCCCATTGACAGATACCGAAGATGATACAAGAATTGTTACTTACAACATTGTTTCAGGCACATCCATGTCATGTCCCCATGCAACTGGTGCAGCCGCTTATGTTAAATCATTTCATCCAACATGGTCCCCTGCTGCCATTAAATCTGCCCTAATGACAACAGCTTTTCCGATGAGTTCCGAGAACAACCTCGAAGCCGAATTCGCATATGGTGCAGGACATATAAACCCTGCACAAGCAGCCCAACCAGGATTGGTATACGATGCCGGCGAGATCGATTATGTTAAATTTTTGTGTGGACAAGGATATACCCCTAAACAACTCAAGCTCATAACCGAAAGTAACTTCACTTGTTCAGAAGGAACAAACGGAACGGTGTGGGATCTAAACTATCCTTCTTTCACATTATCTACAAGTCCCGGAAATTCAATCATTCGAGTCTTTCATCGGACGGTGACGAACGTTGGGTCGCCAGTGTCAACTTACAAGGCGGTTGTTAATGCTTCACCGGGTCTCATAATTCAGGTTCAACCAAGTGTACTTTCTTTCAAATCTCTTGGCCAAAAGCTCACATTTGTTGTGACAGTGGGAGCTGAAATTGGAAATTCAATGATCTCCAGTTCATTGATTTGGGATGATGGAGTGCATCAAGTGAGAAGCCCTATTGTTGCTTATGCTTCCTTAGTGGaatga